Sequence from the Pseudomonas sp. LS.1a genome:
GAAAGAGGCGGCCTTCGGGTCGCCTTTTTTCTGTAGCGGCCCCTTCGCGGGCAAACCCGCTCCCACAGCTCATGCACAGCTCTTGATATCTGTGGAGAACCTGTGGGAGCGGGTTTACCCGCGAAGAGGCCGCTACAGGCAACCTACCTTTTCTTGCCCCCCAGCAACGACCCCATCAAGCCCCGCACCAACTGGCGCCCCAACTGGTTGGCCGCCTGGCGCACCGCCGACTTGATCGCCTGCCCCGCCGCACTCTGCAAGAACTCACCGGCCTTGTCGGCAAAGCTCTCCTCATCCGCCTTGGGTTGCGGCGCCGGCTCCACCGGTTCGCCCTTGCGCTGGGTCAGCATCTCATAGGCCGACTCACGATCCACCGGCTTGTCATAACGCCCCGCCAGCGGCGAAGCGGCAATCAGCGCACTGCGCTCAGTCCCGCTCAACGGCCCGATACGCGACTGCGGTGGTGCAATCAGTACCCGTTGCACCATCGCAGGCGTGCCCTTCTCTTCCAGCGTCCCCACCAGCGCCTCGCCAATCCCCAGCTCGGTCAGCACCGCCAGGGTGTCGAACGCCGGGTTGGGGCGGAAGCCATCGGCCACCGCCCGCAGCGACTTCTGCTCTTTGGCGGTAAATGCCCGCAAGCCATGCTGAATGCGCAAGCCCAACTGGGCCAGCACCGCATCCGGCAAGTCCCCCGGCGACTGGGTGACGAAGTACACCCCCACGCCCTTGGAGCGGATCAGCCGCACCACCTGTTCCAGGCGATCCTGCAATGCCTTGGGCGTATCGTTGAACAGCAAGTGCGCTTCATCGAAGAACAACGCCAGTACCGGCTTGTCGGCATCGCCGCGCTCGGGCAACTGCTCGAACAACTCGGCCAGCAGCCACAACAGGAAGGTCGCGTACACCTTGGGCGCCTCGTGCACCAACCGGCTCGCGTCCAGCAGGTGGATACGCCCACGGCCGTCCGGGTCTGGCCGCAAGAGGTCCTCGAGCTGCAAGCCAGGTTCACCGAACAGCGCCTCGGCGCCCTGCTGCTCCAGGGTAGCCAGCCGGCGCAACAGGGCCTGGGTGGAGGCCGTGGTCATCAGCGCACTGTCTTCGCCCAGCAGTTGCGGGTTGTCCTTCAGGTGCGCGAGCAGCGCCTTGAGGTCCTTGAGGTCGAGCAGCAGCAGGCCTTCGCGGTCGGCCACCTTGAACGCCGCATACAGCGCCGCCTGTTGACTGTCGGTCAGCTCCAGCAAGTTGCCCAGCAGCAGCGGCCCCATTTCACTGAGGGTGGTGCGCAGCGGGTGGCCGGACTGGCCCGCAATGTCCCACAGGCTCACCGGGTAAGCCTGCGGCCTGTGCCCTAGCCAGGGCATGCCGGCGATACGCTCGGCCACCTTGCCCTGCGGCGCAGCAGCAGCGCCCAGGCCGCACAGGTCGCCTTTGACATCGGCGGCGAACACGGCCACCCCCGCATCACTGAACGCTTCCGCCAGATGCTGCAGGGTGACGGTCTTGCCAGTACCCGTCGCACCCGCCACCAGGCCATGGCGGTTGGCCAGCCTCATCGCTTGCCCAACTGGCTGGCCATCCGGGCCAGCGCCTACAACGATGGTCGAAAATTCCGACATCTCTTTAATCCTCTGCTCAAGCTTTGCCTTAATTCGGCCGATACCTGTGGGTGATATTCGCCTTAATAGAGAGGGACAACCGAAAAGGGACTTTTCGGGATGTTGCACTGCATTGTGACTCCACGGGTGCAAACGCCTGATATAAAACCTTAGCGGAACCGATTACGCCATGAACAAAAGCCTTCGTTTCAGCCACAAGATTCTTTTGGCCGCATCACTGATCGTGATACTCGCCTTCAGCCTGTTCACGCTCTACAACGATTACCTCCAGCGTAATGCGATCCGCGAGGACCTGGAAAACTATCTGGCTGAAATGGGCGCCTCCACTTCAACCAACATCCGCAACCTGTTCGAAGGCCGTATCAAGCTGGTGGAAAACCTGGCACAGAACATTGCCCAGGACCCGACAAACGCCGAAACCCTGTTGGGCCAGAATGCACTGATCTCAAGCTTTCTCACGGTATACGTGGGCAAGGTCGACGGCGGCTTCAGCGTGCGCCCGGACACGAAGATGCCCGACGGCTACGACCCACGCACCCGCCCCTGGTACAAGGACGGCATGAACGCCGCCGGTGCGATCCTGACCGAGCCGTACATCGACATGGCCACCAACAAGATGGTCATCGGCATCATCGACAAAGTGTCCAGTGGTGTCGGTGTGGTCGGTGGCGACCTGGCCCTGGACGGCCTGGTGCAGATCATCAACTCGCTGAACTTCGGCGGCATGGGCTACGCCTTCCTGGTCAACGACCAGGGCAAGATCCTGGTGCACCCGGACAAAGACCTGGTGATGAAGTCGCTGTCGGACCTGTTCCCGCAGCACACGCCGAAACTGACCGGTGAACTGACCGAAGTGCAGAGCGAAGGCCAGGCCCGCCTGCTGACCTTCACTCCGATCAGCGGCCTGCCGTCGGCCAACTGGTACATCGGCCTGTCGGTGGACAAGGACAAGGCCTTCTCGATGCTCAGCACCTTCCGCACCTCGGCGGTGATCGCCACGCTGGTAGCGGTGGTGATCATCATCGGCCTGCTCGGCCTGCTGATCCGCGTGCTGATGCAGCCGCTGCACACCATGACCCGCGCCATGGAAGACATCGCCGAAGGTGAAGGCGACCTGACCAAGCGCCTGCGCATCCACAACCACGACGAATTCGGCATCCTGGGCAGCGCCTTCAACCGTTTCGTCGAGCGTATCCACAACTCGATCCGCGAAGTGTCCTCGGCCACCGAACAGGT
This genomic interval carries:
- a CDS encoding helicase HerA-like domain-containing protein; this encodes MSEFSTIVVGAGPDGQPVGQAMRLANRHGLVAGATGTGKTVTLQHLAEAFSDAGVAVFAADVKGDLCGLGAAAAPQGKVAERIAGMPWLGHRPQAYPVSLWDIAGQSGHPLRTTLSEMGPLLLGNLLELTDSQQAALYAAFKVADREGLLLLDLKDLKALLAHLKDNPQLLGEDSALMTTASTQALLRRLATLEQQGAEALFGEPGLQLEDLLRPDPDGRGRIHLLDASRLVHEAPKVYATFLLWLLAELFEQLPERGDADKPVLALFFDEAHLLFNDTPKALQDRLEQVVRLIRSKGVGVYFVTQSPGDLPDAVLAQLGLRIQHGLRAFTAKEQKSLRAVADGFRPNPAFDTLAVLTELGIGEALVGTLEEKGTPAMVQRVLIAPPQSRIGPLSGTERSALIAASPLAGRYDKPVDRESAYEMLTQRKGEPVEPAPQPKADEESFADKAGEFLQSAAGQAIKSAVRQAANQLGRQLVRGLMGSLLGGKKR